Proteins found in one Sporosarcina jeotgali genomic segment:
- the fusA gene encoding elongation factor G, with the protein MGREFSLENTRNIGIMAHIDAGKTTTTERILYYTGRIHKIGETHEGASQMDWMEQEQERGITITSAATTASWKGHRVNIIDTPGHVDFTVEVERSLRVLDGAVTVLDAQSGVEPQTETVWRQATTYGVPRLVFVNKMDKTGADFLYSVGTLQERLQANAHPIQLPIGAEDDFEAIIDLVEMKANFYPDDTGMNVEVGEIPEEYRAEAEKARERLVEAIVDFDEVLMEKYLGGEELSVEELKNAIRKATLAVEFYPVVCGTAFKNKGVQLVLDAVIDYLPAPTDLPPMMGINPETEQEEERKASDEAPFSALAFKVMTDPYVGKLTFFRVYSGVLQSGSYIKNSSKDKRERVGRILQMHANHREEISEVHAGEIAAAVGLKDTGTGDTLCDDKAMIILESMEFPEPVISVAIEPKTKADQDKMGQALGKLQEEDPTFRAHTDQETGEVIIAGMGELHLDIIVDRLRREFKVEANVGAPQVSYRETFRKGAEVEGKFVRQSGGRGQFGHVWIEFEPNEEGAGFEFKNNIVGGVVPREYIPAIEAGVRDSLNNGVLAGYPLIDIKARLFDGSYHDVDSNEMAFKIAASMALKNAVSKCDPVLLEPTMKVEVIIPDEYMGDIMGDITSRRGRVEGMDARGNAQVVRAMVPLAEMFGYATSLRSNTQGRGVFSMTFDHYEEVPKSVAEEVIKKNKGQ; encoded by the coding sequence ATGGGTAGAGAGTTCTCCTTAGAGAATACTCGTAACATTGGTATCATGGCTCACATCGATGCTGGTAAAACAACAACGACTGAGCGGATCCTTTATTACACAGGTCGTATCCACAAAATCGGAGAAACGCACGAAGGTGCGTCTCAGATGGACTGGATGGAGCAGGAGCAAGAGCGTGGAATCACGATCACTTCAGCTGCGACAACAGCAAGTTGGAAAGGCCACCGTGTTAACATCATCGATACTCCAGGACACGTAGACTTCACAGTTGAAGTTGAACGTTCACTTCGTGTACTTGATGGTGCTGTAACGGTTCTTGATGCACAATCTGGTGTTGAGCCACAGACAGAAACAGTTTGGCGTCAAGCGACAACATACGGCGTTCCACGTCTCGTATTTGTCAACAAAATGGACAAAACTGGAGCTGACTTCCTTTATTCGGTTGGCACACTCCAAGAGCGTCTTCAAGCGAATGCACACCCAATCCAATTACCAATTGGTGCGGAAGATGACTTCGAAGCAATCATCGACCTAGTCGAAATGAAAGCTAACTTCTATCCAGATGATACTGGTATGAATGTTGAAGTCGGAGAAATTCCTGAAGAATACCGCGCGGAAGCAGAAAAAGCTCGCGAGCGTTTGGTTGAAGCTATTGTAGATTTCGATGAAGTTCTCATGGAAAAATACCTTGGCGGAGAAGAACTCTCAGTCGAAGAACTTAAAAATGCAATCCGTAAAGCAACATTGGCTGTAGAATTCTACCCAGTTGTTTGTGGTACTGCTTTCAAAAACAAAGGAGTTCAACTTGTACTAGATGCTGTCATCGACTACTTGCCAGCTCCAACTGATCTACCGCCAATGATGGGGATCAACCCTGAAACTGAACAAGAAGAAGAGCGTAAAGCTAGCGATGAAGCACCATTCTCAGCACTTGCGTTCAAAGTTATGACTGACCCTTATGTCGGTAAACTTACATTCTTCCGTGTTTACTCAGGTGTCTTGCAGTCGGGTTCTTATATCAAGAACTCTTCTAAAGACAAGCGTGAACGTGTAGGTCGTATCCTGCAAATGCACGCTAACCACCGTGAAGAAATTTCCGAAGTTCACGCAGGAGAAATTGCTGCTGCTGTTGGACTAAAAGATACAGGAACTGGCGATACGCTTTGTGACGACAAAGCTATGATCATTCTTGAATCTATGGAATTCCCTGAGCCGGTTATCTCTGTTGCGATCGAGCCGAAAACAAAGGCTGACCAAGACAAAATGGGACAAGCTCTAGGTAAACTTCAAGAAGAAGATCCAACGTTCCGTGCACACACTGACCAGGAAACTGGTGAAGTCATTATCGCAGGTATGGGTGAGCTCCACTTGGATATCATCGTTGACCGTCTGCGCCGTGAATTCAAAGTGGAAGCAAACGTTGGTGCTCCTCAAGTATCGTATCGTGAAACGTTCCGCAAAGGCGCTGAAGTCGAAGGTAAATTCGTACGTCAGTCTGGTGGACGCGGACAATTCGGACACGTTTGGATCGAATTCGAACCAAACGAAGAGGGCGCAGGATTTGAATTCAAGAACAACATCGTTGGTGGTGTAGTTCCTCGTGAATACATTCCAGCAATCGAAGCAGGTGTGCGTGACTCCCTTAATAACGGTGTTCTTGCAGGTTATCCTTTGATCGACATTAAGGCTCGTCTATTCGACGGTTCTTACCATGATGTTGACTCAAACGAAATGGCCTTCAAAATCGCAGCATCTATGGCTTTGAAAAATGCAGTATCTAAATGTGATCCAGTTCTTCTCGAGCCAACAATGAAAGTTGAAGTCATCATCCCAGATGAATACATGGGAGATATTATGGGTGACATCACTTCTCGTCGCGGTCGCGTAGAAGGAATGGACGCACGCGGTAATGCACAAGTCGTTCGTGCTATGGTTCCTTTGGCAGAAATGTTCGGTTATGCGACATCTCTCCGTTCGAACACACAAGGACGCGGCGTCTTCTCAATGACTTTCGACCACTACGAAGAAGTGCCGAAATCAGTTGCTGAAGAAGTCATTAAGAAAAATAAAGGCCAATAA
- the rpsG gene encoding 30S ribosomal protein S7: MPRKGPVAKRDVLPDPIYNSKLVSRLINKMMVDGKKGTSQKILYGAFELVKERSGNDPIEVFEAALNNVMPVLEVRARRVGGANYQVPVEVRPERRTTLGLRYLVNYSRTRGEKTMEERLANEILDASNNTGASVKRREEMHKMAEANKAFAHYRW; this comes from the coding sequence ATGCCTCGTAAAGGTCCAGTAGCAAAACGTGACGTTTTGCCAGATCCGATTTATAATTCGAAGCTTGTCAGCCGCCTCATCAACAAAATGATGGTAGACGGTAAGAAAGGTACTTCTCAGAAAATTTTATACGGTGCGTTCGAACTTGTTAAAGAACGTTCTGGAAATGATCCGATTGAAGTATTTGAAGCAGCACTAAACAATGTAATGCCAGTTCTTGAAGTTCGCGCACGCCGTGTAGGTGGAGCTAACTATCAAGTACCAGTTGAAGTTCGTCCAGAGCGACGCACGACTCTTGGTCTTCGTTACCTTGTGAACTATTCACGTACTCGCGGTGAAAAGACAATGGAAGAACGTCTTGCGAACGAAATTCTTGACGCATCAAACAACACAGGCGCATCTGTTAAGCGTCGTGAAGAAATGCACAAGATGGCAGAAGCGAACAAAGCATTCGCTCACTACCGCTGGTAA
- the rpsL gene encoding 30S ribosomal protein S12 codes for MPTINQLVRKPRQSNTSGSKAPALGKTYNSFKKSMTNVNSPQKRGVCTRVGTMTPKKPNSALRKYARVRLTNTLEVNAYIPGEGHNLQEHSVVLIRGGKVKDLPGVRYHIVRGALDTAGVTGRMQSRSHYGAKKPKEKK; via the coding sequence ATGCCTACAATTAACCAATTGGTCCGCAAACCTCGCCAGTCGAATACTAGCGGTTCAAAAGCCCCGGCACTTGGAAAAACGTATAACAGTTTCAAAAAGTCAATGACGAATGTCAACTCGCCACAAAAACGAGGTGTCTGCACACGTGTGGGCACAATGACTCCGAAGAAGCCAAACTCGGCTCTTCGTAAATATGCTCGTGTTCGTTTGACAAACACATTGGAAGTTAACGCTTATATCCCTGGTGAAGGTCACAACCTTCAAGAGCACAGTGTTGTTCTAATCCGTGGAGGTAAAGTAAAAGACTTACCGGGTGTACGTTACCACATCGTACGTGGAGCACTTGATACTGCTGGTGTAACTGGCCGTATGCAAAGCCGTTCACACTACGGTGCGAAAAAACCAAAAGAGAAAAAATAA
- a CDS encoding ribosomal L7Ae/L30e/S12e/Gadd45 family protein — protein sequence MSYDKVIQAKKLIIGTKQAVKTIRLNKAHEVFIAQDAEERVTTPVIEEAARQGVPLSYVDSRDELGKACGIQVAASVVVITD from the coding sequence ATGTCTTATGATAAAGTCATTCAGGCAAAGAAGCTGATCATCGGTACAAAGCAAGCAGTGAAAACGATTCGTCTGAATAAGGCGCATGAAGTCTTCATTGCACAAGATGCAGAAGAGCGGGTAACCACTCCTGTAATTGAAGAAGCAGCTCGTCAAGGAGTTCCATTATCATATGTTGATTCTCGGGATGAACTTGGAAAAGCATGTGGCATTCAAGTAGCTGCATCAGTGGTCGTCATCACTGATTAA
- the rpoC gene encoding DNA-directed RNA polymerase subunit beta', which yields MVDVNNFEYMKIGLASPDKIRSWSYGEVKKPETINYRTLKPEKDGLFCERIFGPTKDWECHCGKYKRVRYKGVVCDRCGVEVTRQKVRRERMGHIELAAPVTHIWYFKGIPSRMGLILDMTPRALEEVIYFASYVVVDPADTPLERKQLLSEKEYRLYREKYGSKFQALMGAEAIEQLLSAIDLDKETESLKEELKTVQGQRRTRAIRRLEVVESFRNSGNHPEWMVLEVLPVVPPELRPMVQLDGGRFATSDLNDLYRRVINRNNRLKRLLDLGAPGIIVQNEKRMLQEAVDALVDNGRRGRPVTGPGNRPLKSLSHMLKGKQGRFRQNLLGKRVDYSGRSVIVVGPNLKMYQCGLPKEMAIELFKPFVMKELVERGLAHNIKSAKRKIERLHSEVWDVLEEVIREHPVLLNRAPTLHRLGIQAFEPMLVEGRAIQLHPLVCTAYNADFDGDQMAVHVPLSAEAQAEARLLMLAAQNILNPKDGKPVVTPSQDMVLGNYYLTLERPGVVGEGKTFSNMNEALIAYQNGHVHLHSRIAIAASSLKNPTFTEEQNSQLLITTVGKVIFNEILPESFPYINEPSMNNLQIETPAKYFVPGTTDIPKYIQAAEVVSPFKKAILGEIIAEIFRRFHITETSKMLDRMKNLGFKYSTRAGITIGIADIVVLPDKHEILQEAQAKVDKVTQQFRRGLITDEERYDRVISYWSHAKDVIQGKLMDSLENTNPIFMMSDSGARGNASNFTQLAGMRGLMANPAGRIIELPIKSSFREGLTVLEYFISTHGARKGLADTALKTADSGYLTRRLVDVAQDVIVREDDCGTDRGLEISALTEGVEMIEPLDERIEGRHAKKKVLHPETGEVLVEKNQLITADIAQAIIGAGITTMSIRSAFTCNTKHGVCKKCYGINLATGEAVEVGEAVGIIAAQSIGEPGTQLTMRTFHTGGVAGDDITQGLPRIQEIFESRNPKGQAVISQIKGIVTDIDEIREGQKEMTIKGDVETRKYLAPYNGRLKVEVGDEIERGQALTEGSIDPKELIVVKDVSTVQEYLLKEVQKVYRMQGVEIGDKHVEVMVRQMMRKVRVIEAGDTDLLPGSLLDIHQFADANGKVLKANKLPATARPVILGITKASLETESFLSAASFQETTRVLTDAAIKGKTDDLLGLKENVIIGKLIPAGTGMQRYRGIEMDRDEVEEDAVPAE from the coding sequence TTGGTAGATGTTAATAATTTTGAGTATATGAAAATAGGGCTAGCTTCTCCTGATAAGATCCGATCTTGGTCTTATGGTGAGGTAAAGAAGCCTGAAACAATCAATTATCGTACATTGAAGCCTGAAAAAGATGGGTTGTTCTGTGAACGTATTTTCGGACCTACAAAGGACTGGGAATGTCATTGCGGTAAGTATAAGCGTGTTCGTTACAAAGGTGTCGTTTGTGATCGCTGCGGCGTAGAAGTCACACGTCAGAAAGTTCGCCGTGAACGTATGGGCCACATCGAACTTGCAGCGCCAGTAACACACATTTGGTACTTCAAAGGGATTCCTAGCCGAATGGGACTTATCCTGGATATGACTCCACGCGCACTTGAAGAAGTAATTTACTTTGCATCTTACGTAGTAGTTGATCCAGCGGATACGCCACTTGAGCGCAAACAGCTGCTTTCTGAAAAAGAGTATCGGTTGTACCGCGAAAAGTACGGTTCCAAGTTCCAAGCACTTATGGGTGCTGAAGCTATTGAACAACTTCTATCTGCTATAGATTTGGATAAGGAAACAGAGAGCTTGAAAGAAGAGCTCAAGACAGTTCAAGGACAGCGCCGTACACGTGCGATCCGTCGTTTGGAAGTTGTGGAATCATTCCGTAACTCTGGAAATCATCCTGAATGGATGGTTCTTGAAGTACTTCCTGTTGTTCCTCCAGAACTGCGTCCGATGGTTCAATTAGATGGCGGCCGTTTTGCGACTTCCGATTTGAATGACCTGTATCGTCGAGTTATTAACCGGAACAACCGTCTGAAGCGTCTATTGGATCTTGGTGCGCCGGGAATCATCGTTCAAAACGAGAAACGTATGCTTCAAGAAGCTGTTGATGCTCTCGTGGACAACGGCCGTCGCGGACGTCCTGTAACTGGACCGGGTAACCGCCCGTTGAAATCACTTTCTCACATGTTGAAAGGTAAGCAAGGGCGTTTCCGTCAGAACTTACTTGGTAAACGTGTTGACTACTCGGGTCGTTCAGTTATCGTCGTAGGACCTAACTTGAAAATGTATCAGTGCGGGCTTCCTAAAGAAATGGCGATTGAGTTATTCAAGCCATTTGTTATGAAAGAACTCGTTGAACGCGGTCTTGCGCACAATATTAAGAGCGCGAAACGTAAAATCGAGCGATTGCATTCGGAAGTATGGGATGTTCTTGAAGAAGTCATCCGGGAGCATCCAGTTCTCTTGAACCGTGCCCCTACGCTTCACCGTCTAGGTATTCAGGCGTTCGAACCCATGCTTGTTGAAGGTCGCGCTATTCAGCTTCACCCACTTGTATGTACAGCATATAATGCTGACTTCGATGGTGACCAAATGGCTGTACACGTACCTTTATCAGCAGAAGCGCAAGCGGAAGCGCGTCTTCTAATGCTTGCTGCACAGAACATCTTGAATCCTAAGGATGGTAAGCCGGTTGTAACTCCTTCACAGGATATGGTACTTGGTAACTATTACTTAACTCTTGAACGTCCAGGTGTTGTTGGAGAAGGTAAAACGTTCAGTAATATGAACGAAGCATTGATTGCGTATCAAAACGGACATGTGCATTTGCACTCCCGTATTGCGATTGCGGCAAGCTCTCTCAAGAACCCTACGTTTACAGAAGAACAGAATAGCCAATTGTTAATTACGACAGTAGGTAAAGTAATCTTTAACGAGATTCTTCCTGAGTCATTCCCTTATATTAACGAGCCGTCAATGAACAATCTTCAAATTGAAACACCTGCTAAATACTTTGTGCCAGGCACAACGGATATTCCTAAGTACATCCAAGCCGCAGAAGTCGTGTCACCATTCAAGAAGGCGATCCTTGGTGAAATCATTGCTGAGATCTTCCGTAGATTCCACATTACTGAAACTTCAAAAATGCTTGACCGCATGAAAAACCTTGGATTCAAATACTCGACACGTGCAGGAATTACGATTGGTATCGCTGATATCGTGGTACTTCCGGATAAGCATGAAATCTTGCAAGAGGCACAAGCGAAAGTAGATAAAGTGACACAGCAGTTCCGTCGCGGTCTGATTACAGACGAAGAACGTTACGATCGTGTTATTTCTTACTGGAGCCATGCAAAAGATGTCATCCAGGGCAAGCTGATGGACTCTTTGGAAAACACAAATCCAATCTTCATGATGAGTGACTCTGGAGCCCGTGGTAACGCGTCTAACTTTACACAGCTCGCAGGTATGCGCGGACTGATGGCCAACCCGGCAGGACGTATCATTGAATTGCCGATCAAGTCATCATTCCGTGAAGGACTTACAGTTCTCGAATATTTCATCTCCACTCACGGTGCGCGTAAAGGACTTGCTGATACAGCCCTTAAAACTGCTGACTCAGGGTACCTTACACGTCGTCTCGTTGATGTTGCGCAAGATGTCATTGTTCGTGAAGACGACTGTGGCACAGACCGCGGACTTGAAATTTCAGCCCTTACTGAAGGCGTTGAAATGATTGAACCGCTAGATGAGCGTATTGAAGGCCGTCACGCTAAGAAGAAAGTGCTTCATCCTGAAACGGGAGAAGTCTTAGTAGAGAAAAACCAGCTTATTACAGCGGATATCGCTCAGGCGATCATCGGTGCAGGTATTACGACTATGTCGATTCGTTCGGCGTTCACTTGTAATACAAAACACGGTGTTTGTAAGAAATGTTACGGCATTAACCTGGCTACTGGAGAAGCGGTTGAAGTTGGAGAAGCAGTTGGTATTATTGCGGCTCAGTCAATCGGGGAACCAGGAACACAGCTTACAATGCGTACATTCCACACAGGCGGTGTAGCAGGAGACGACATTACACAAGGTCTTCCGCGTATCCAGGAGATTTTCGAATCTCGTAACCCTAAAGGTCAAGCTGTTATTTCACAAATCAAAGGTATCGTTACAGATATCGATGAGATCCGTGAAGGACAGAAAGAAATGACGATTAAAGGTGACGTGGAGACACGTAAATACCTTGCTCCATATAATGGTCGTTTGAAAGTTGAGGTAGGAGATGAGATTGAACGCGGTCAAGCATTGACTGAAGGTTCGATTGATCCAAAAGAATTGATTGTTGTAAAAGACGTTTCAACTGTTCAAGAATACCTTCTGAAAGAAGTGCAGAAAGTATACCGGATGCAGGGTGTTGAAATTGGGGATAAGCACGTTGAAGTGATGGTTCGTCAGATGATGCGTAAAGTCCGCGTCATTGAAGCGGGCGACACAGACTTGCTTCCAGGCTCACTGCTCGACATCCATCAGTTTGCGGATGCCAACGGAAAAGTTCTTAAAGCCAACAAACTTCCAGCGACAGCGCGTCCTGTAATCCTTGGTATTACAAAAGCGTCGCTAGAAACAGAATCATTCCTATCTGCTGCATCGTTCCAGGAAACAACACGTGTATTGACGGATGCTGCCATCAAAGGTAAAACAGATGATCTTCTCGGCTTGAAAGAGAATGTTATCATCGGTAAGCTCATTCCAGCAGGAACGGGCATGCAGCGTTATCGCGGAATTGAAATGGATCGCGACGAAGTAGAAGAGGATGCAGTACCAGCAGAGTAA